From Streptomyces griseorubiginosus, one genomic window encodes:
- a CDS encoding DUF3145 domain-containing protein: MTTRGVLYVHSAPRALCPHVEWAIAGVLGTRVNLDWIRQPAAPGTWRSEFSWKGEVGTASKLASALRGWHLLRFEVTAEPCATAEGERYSCTPELGIFHAVTGIHGDILIPEDRLRAALTRSQRGETDLEAELAKLLGKPWDDELESFRYAGEGAPVRWLHQVV, translated from the coding sequence GTGACGACACGTGGAGTTCTGTACGTGCACTCCGCGCCACGCGCGCTGTGCCCGCACGTCGAGTGGGCGATCGCCGGGGTGCTCGGCACACGCGTCAACCTCGACTGGATCCGGCAGCCGGCCGCGCCCGGCACCTGGCGCTCCGAGTTCTCCTGGAAGGGCGAGGTCGGCACCGCCTCCAAGCTCGCGTCGGCCCTGCGGGGCTGGCACCTGCTGCGCTTCGAGGTGACCGCCGAGCCCTGCGCCACCGCCGAGGGCGAGCGCTACAGCTGCACTCCCGAACTGGGCATCTTCCACGCGGTCACCGGCATCCACGGCGACATCCTGATCCCGGAGGACCGCCTGCGCGCGGCCCTGACGCGCTCGCAGCGGGGGGAGACGGACCTGGAGGCGGAGCTGGCGAAGCTCCTCGGCAAACCGTGGGACGACGAGCTGGAGTCCTTCCGGTACGCCGGCGAGGGCGCCCCGGTCCGCTGGCTGCACCAAGTGGTCTGA
- the fabF gene encoding beta-ketoacyl-ACP synthase II produces the protein MSPTNRTVVVTGIGATTPLGGDAASTWEGLVAGKSGVKPLEQEWAADQAVRIAAPVAVEPTEVIPRPQARRLDRSAQFALVAAKEAWADAGFEGKAGEEGSVGDVDPDRLGAVIASGIGGVTTLLDQYDVLKEKGVRRVSPHTVPMLMPNGPSANVGLLVGARAGVHTPVSACASGAEAIGYAIEMIRTGRADIVVAGGTEAAIHPLPIAAFGNMMAMSKNNDDPQGASRPYDTARDGFVLGEGAGVVVLESAEHAAKRGARVYAEAVGQGISADAHDIVQPEPEGRGISAALQHLLENTDLDPAEIVHVNAHATSTPAGDIAELKALRKVFGDDADHMAVSATKSMTGHLLGGAGGIETVATVLALYHRVAPPTINVENLDPEAEANADVVRGEARKLPVEGRIAALNDSFGFGGHNVVLAFRTV, from the coding sequence GTGAGCCCGACCAATCGCACCGTGGTCGTCACCGGTATCGGCGCAACCACACCGCTGGGTGGCGACGCAGCCTCTACCTGGGAGGGCCTGGTCGCCGGCAAGTCCGGCGTCAAGCCCCTGGAGCAGGAGTGGGCCGCCGACCAGGCGGTCCGTATCGCGGCGCCCGTCGCCGTGGAGCCGACCGAGGTCATCCCGCGGCCGCAGGCCCGGCGCCTCGACCGCTCGGCGCAGTTCGCGCTGGTCGCCGCCAAGGAGGCGTGGGCCGACGCGGGCTTCGAGGGCAAGGCCGGTGAGGAGGGCTCGGTCGGCGACGTCGACCCGGACCGCCTCGGCGCCGTCATCGCCTCCGGCATCGGCGGTGTGACGACCCTCCTCGACCAGTACGACGTGCTGAAGGAGAAGGGCGTCCGCCGCGTCTCCCCGCACACCGTCCCCATGCTGATGCCGAACGGCCCCTCGGCCAACGTCGGCCTGCTGGTGGGCGCCCGTGCGGGCGTGCACACGCCGGTCTCCGCGTGCGCCTCCGGCGCCGAGGCCATCGGCTACGCCATCGAGATGATCCGCACCGGCCGCGCCGACATCGTGGTCGCCGGTGGCACGGAGGCGGCGATCCACCCGCTGCCCATCGCCGCGTTCGGCAACATGATGGCGATGTCCAAGAACAACGACGACCCGCAGGGCGCCTCGCGTCCCTACGACACCGCCCGGGACGGCTTCGTCCTCGGCGAGGGCGCGGGTGTGGTCGTCCTGGAGTCCGCGGAGCACGCCGCCAAGCGCGGGGCCCGGGTGTACGCCGAGGCGGTCGGTCAGGGCATCTCCGCCGACGCCCACGACATCGTGCAGCCCGAGCCGGAGGGCCGGGGCATCTCTGCCGCCCTTCAGCACCTGCTCGAGAACACCGACCTGGACCCGGCGGAGATCGTGCACGTCAACGCGCACGCCACGTCGACGCCGGCCGGTGACATCGCCGAGCTCAAGGCGCTGCGCAAGGTGTTCGGGGACGACGCCGACCACATGGCGGTCTCGGCGACCAAGTCGATGACCGGTCACCTGCTGGGCGGTGCCGGCGGCATCGAGACGGTCGCGACCGTGCTCGCCCTGTACCACCGGGTGGCTCCGCCGACCATCAACGTCGAGAACCTCGACCCGGAGGCGGAGGCCAACGCCGACGTGGTCCGCGGCGAGGCGCGCAAGCTGCCCGTGGAGGGCCGTATCGCCGCGCTGAACGACTCCTTCGGCTTCGGCGGGCACAACGTGGTGCTGGCGTTCCGCACCGTCTGA
- a CDS encoding acyl carrier protein: MAATQEEIVAGLADIVNEIAGIPVEDVQLDKSFTDDLDVDSLSMVEVVVAAEERFDVKIPDDDVKNLKTVGDATDYILKHQA; encoded by the coding sequence ATGGCCGCCACTCAGGAAGAGATCGTCGCCGGTCTCGCCGACATCGTGAACGAGATCGCCGGCATCCCGGTTGAGGACGTCCAGCTGGACAAGTCCTTCACCGACGACCTGGACGTCGACTCGCTGTCCATGGTCGAGGTCGTCGTCGCCGCCGAAGAGCGCTTCGACGTCAAGATCCCCGACGACGACGTCAAGAACCTCAAGACGGTCGGCGACGCGACCGACTACATCCTCAAGCACCAGGCCTGA
- a CDS encoding ketoacyl-ACP synthase III, with protein sequence MSKIRPSKGAPYARILGVGGYRPTRVVPNEVILETIDSSDEWIRSRSGIQTRHWANDEETVAAMSIEASGKAIADAGISAEQIGGVIVSTVSHFKQTPAVATEIADKLGTDKAAAFDISAGCAGFGYGLTLAKGMIVEGSAEYVLVIGVERLSDLTDLEDRATAFLFGDGAGAVVVGPSQEPAIGPTVWGSEGDKSETIKQTVAWNEYDSSTDKFPAITQEGQAVFRWAVFEMAKVAQQALDAAGISPDDLDVFIPHQANERIIDSMVKTLKLPEHVTVARDVRTTGNTSAASIPLAMERLLATGEAKSGDTALVIGFGAGLVYAATVVTLP encoded by the coding sequence ATGTCGAAGATCAGGCCCAGCAAGGGCGCCCCGTACGCGCGCATCCTCGGGGTCGGCGGCTACCGCCCGACCCGGGTCGTGCCGAACGAGGTGATCCTCGAGACGATCGACTCCTCCGACGAGTGGATCCGCTCGCGCTCCGGCATCCAGACCCGGCACTGGGCGAACGACGAGGAGACCGTCGCCGCCATGTCGATCGAGGCGTCCGGCAAGGCGATCGCCGACGCCGGGATCTCCGCCGAGCAGATCGGCGGCGTGATCGTCTCGACCGTCTCGCACTTCAAGCAGACCCCGGCCGTGGCGACCGAGATCGCGGACAAGCTGGGCACGGACAAGGCCGCCGCGTTCGACATCTCGGCGGGCTGCGCGGGCTTCGGCTACGGCCTCACCCTCGCCAAGGGCATGATCGTCGAGGGCAGCGCGGAGTACGTCCTGGTGATCGGCGTCGAGCGGCTGAGCGACCTGACCGACCTGGAGGACCGGGCCACCGCCTTCCTGTTCGGGGACGGCGCGGGCGCGGTCGTCGTGGGCCCCTCCCAGGAGCCGGCCATCGGCCCCACGGTCTGGGGCTCTGAGGGCGACAAGTCCGAGACGATCAAGCAGACCGTGGCGTGGAACGAGTACGACAGCTCCACGGACAAGTTCCCTGCGATCACGCAGGAGGGCCAGGCGGTGTTCCGCTGGGCCGTGTTCGAGATGGCGAAGGTCGCCCAGCAGGCGCTGGACGCGGCCGGGATCAGCCCGGACGACCTGGACGTCTTCATTCCCCACCAGGCCAACGAGCGGATCATCGACTCGATGGTGAAGACGCTGAAGCTGCCGGAGCACGTCACGGTCGCGCGTGACGTGCGCACCACCGGCAACACCTCGGCCGCCTCGATCCCGCTCGCCATGGAGCGGCTCCTGGCGACCGGTGAGGCGAAGAGCGGCGACACCGCGCTCGTCATCGGATTCGGGGCGGGTCTCGTCTACGCCGCCACTGTCGTTACCCTCCCCTAG
- a CDS encoding ACP S-malonyltransferase, which translates to MLVLVAPGQGAQTPGFLTPWLELPGAADRVAAWSDAIGLDLAHYGTQADADAIRDTSVAQPLLVAAGILSASALGAISDIAPGAVAGHSVGEITAAAFAGVLDDTAALTLVRKRGLAMADAAAITETGMSALLGGDPEVSVAHLEKLGLTPANVNGAGQIVAAGTLEQLAALNEEPPEGVRKVVPLKVAGAFHTHHMAPAVDALAKAAADLTPADPTVTYVSNKDGQTVATGAEVLERLVGQVANPVRWDLCMETFKELGATAFIEVSPGGTLVGLAKRALPGVKTLALKTPDDLDAARELIAEHGA; encoded by the coding sequence GTGCTCGTACTCGTCGCTCCCGGCCAGGGCGCCCAGACGCCCGGCTTCCTGACCCCCTGGCTCGAACTCCCCGGTGCCGCGGACCGCGTCGCCGCGTGGTCCGACGCCATCGGACTGGACCTCGCCCACTACGGCACACAGGCCGACGCGGACGCCATCCGGGACACCTCGGTGGCCCAGCCGCTGCTGGTCGCGGCCGGAATCCTGTCCGCCTCGGCACTCGGTGCCATCTCCGACATCGCCCCGGGCGCGGTCGCCGGGCACAGTGTCGGTGAGATCACCGCCGCCGCCTTCGCGGGCGTCCTGGACGACACCGCCGCCCTCACCCTCGTACGCAAGCGGGGTCTGGCCATGGCCGACGCCGCCGCGATCACCGAGACCGGCATGTCGGCGCTGCTCGGGGGCGACCCGGAGGTCTCCGTCGCGCACCTGGAGAAGCTGGGTCTGACCCCGGCGAACGTCAACGGCGCCGGGCAGATCGTCGCCGCGGGCACGCTGGAGCAGCTCGCCGCCCTCAACGAGGAGCCGCCGGAGGGTGTCCGCAAGGTCGTCCCGCTGAAGGTCGCCGGCGCCTTCCACACGCACCACATGGCCCCCGCGGTCGACGCGCTGGCCAAGGCCGCCGCCGACCTCACGCCGGCCGACCCGACGGTCACGTACGTCTCCAACAAGGACGGGCAGACCGTCGCCACTGGCGCCGAGGTGCTGGAGCGGCTGGTCGGCCAGGTCGCCAACCCGGTCCGCTGGGACCTGTGCATGGAGACCTTCAAGGAGCTCGGCGCCACCGCGTTCATCGAGGTCTCCCCCGGCGGAACGCTGGTCGGCCTCGCCAAGCGGGCGCTGCCCGGTGTGAAGACGCTCGCGCTCAAGACCCCCGACGACCTCGACGCTGCTCGCGAGCTCATCGCCGAGCACGGTGCCTGA
- a CDS encoding helix-turn-helix domain-containing protein: MPEPEHRKSDPASPGIHAHAATLKRLEKSSGSLAQQAIARMDETLPWYRAMPPENRSWIGLVAQAGIAAFTEWFRRPDAPQAISTDVFGTAPRELTRAITLRQTVEMVRTTIEVMESAIDEVAAPGDESVLREALLVYAREIAFATAQVYAQAAEARGAWDARLESLVVNAVLSGEADEGAVSRAAALGWNSPEHVCVVLGAAPEGDSELTVEAIRRAARHAKLQVLTGVLGARLVVIAGGSDNPLAVAKSLIGPYAAGPVVAGPVVPDLLAATRSAQAAAAGLKACSAWQDAPRPVLADDLLPERAMAGDPSAREQLVEEIYRPLEEAGSALLETLSVYLEQASSLEGAARMLFVHPNTVRYRLRRVTDVTGWSPSDVRSAFTLRIALILGRLADGDLQP; encoded by the coding sequence GTGCCCGAACCCGAACACCGCAAGTCCGACCCTGCCTCGCCCGGCATCCACGCCCACGCCGCGACCCTGAAGCGGCTGGAGAAGTCGTCCGGGTCGCTCGCCCAGCAGGCCATCGCGCGCATGGACGAGACGCTGCCGTGGTACCGGGCGATGCCCCCGGAGAACCGTTCCTGGATCGGGCTGGTCGCCCAGGCCGGTATCGCGGCCTTCACCGAGTGGTTCCGGCGTCCCGACGCCCCGCAGGCGATCTCCACCGACGTGTTCGGGACCGCTCCCCGGGAGCTGACCCGGGCCATCACGCTCCGGCAGACCGTGGAGATGGTGCGCACCACCATCGAGGTCATGGAGTCCGCGATCGACGAGGTCGCCGCCCCCGGTGACGAGTCCGTCCTGCGCGAGGCCCTGCTCGTCTACGCCCGCGAGATCGCCTTCGCCACCGCGCAGGTGTACGCCCAGGCCGCCGAGGCACGCGGTGCCTGGGACGCCCGCCTGGAGTCGCTGGTCGTCAACGCGGTGCTCAGCGGAGAGGCCGACGAGGGGGCCGTGAGCAGGGCCGCCGCGCTGGGCTGGAACTCGCCCGAGCATGTGTGCGTGGTGCTGGGCGCCGCCCCCGAGGGGGACTCCGAACTCACCGTCGAGGCCATCCGGCGGGCCGCCCGGCACGCCAAGCTCCAGGTGCTGACCGGGGTGCTCGGGGCCCGGCTCGTCGTGATCGCGGGCGGCAGCGACAACCCGCTCGCCGTGGCCAAGTCGCTGATCGGGCCTTATGCGGCCGGCCCCGTGGTCGCAGGACCCGTCGTACCCGATCTGCTGGCCGCGACCCGGTCCGCGCAGGCGGCCGCCGCCGGGCTCAAGGCGTGTTCGGCCTGGCAGGACGCGCCGCGCCCGGTACTGGCGGACGACCTGCTTCCGGAACGCGCGATGGCCGGTGATCCCAGTGCGCGCGAGCAGTTGGTGGAGGAGATCTACAGACCGCTGGAGGAGGCCGGCTCCGCGCTCCTGGAGACGCTCTCCGTCTACCTCGAACAGGCGTCCAGTCTGGAGGGTGCGGCCCGGATGCTGTTCGTGCATCCCAACACCGTGCGCTACCGGCTTCGACGTGTGACTGACGTCACCGGTTGGTCGCCTTCCGATGTACGGTCGGCGTTCACACTGCGGATCGCGCTCATCCTGGGGCGTCTGGCCGACGGTGATCTCCAGCCCTAG
- a CDS encoding pirin family protein codes for MTDVWRAAQRYPGGDPGAGIESWHAFSFGPHYDPDNLRFGALIACNEERLAPGAGFDEHPHSHTEIVTWVVEGELTHRDSTGHETVVRAGDVQRLSAAAGVRHVERNDAGTPLTFVQTWLAPLEPGGEPSYEIVRGIADSTPYAIPEAGAMLHVRRLAAGERTAVPDGRYLYVHVVRGEVRLDGAELGSGDAARVTDAKELDAVAVTGAELLLWEMS; via the coding sequence GTGACGGACGTATGGCGCGCTGCCCAGCGCTATCCAGGCGGGGACCCCGGGGCCGGGATCGAGTCGTGGCACGCCTTCTCGTTCGGGCCGCACTACGACCCCGACAACCTCCGGTTCGGCGCGCTGATCGCCTGCAACGAGGAGCGGCTCGCGCCCGGCGCCGGGTTCGACGAGCATCCGCACAGCCACACCGAGATCGTGACCTGGGTGGTCGAGGGGGAGCTGACGCACCGCGACTCCACCGGGCACGAGACGGTCGTACGGGCCGGTGACGTGCAGCGGCTCAGTGCCGCCGCGGGCGTCCGGCACGTCGAGCGCAACGACGCCGGCACCCCGCTGACCTTCGTGCAGACCTGGCTCGCGCCCCTGGAGCCGGGTGGCGAGCCGTCGTACGAGATCGTCCGCGGGATCGCCGACTCGACGCCGTACGCGATCCCGGAGGCGGGCGCGATGCTCCATGTGCGACGGCTGGCCGCGGGGGAGCGGACCGCGGTGCCGGACGGGCGGTACCTCTACGTCCATGTCGTGCGGGGCGAAGTGCGGCTGGACGGCGCGGAGTTGGGTTCCGGTGACGCGGCCCGGGTCACCGACGCCAAGGAGCTGGACGCGGTGGCGGTGACCGGGGCCGAACTGCTGCTGTGGGAGATGTCCTAG
- a CDS encoding serine hydrolase domain-containing protein has translation MSLQSLALIENWPVPTAAAGVVRADGTVLGTHGPAGHRFPLASVTKPLAAYAALVAYEEGAIELDEPAGPSGSTVRHLLAHTSGLAFDEHRVTAAPGERRLYSNAGFEQLGDHLAKATDIPFAEYLRQAVLEPLGMASTSLEGSPAKDGVSTVEDLLRFAAEVQAPRLLDPRTVAEAMTVQYPGTKGVLPGYGHQNPNDWGLGFEIRDSKSPHWTGSSSSARTFGHFGQSGTFLWIDPDAGAACVALTDRAFGPWAIEAWPAFTDAVLAEL, from the coding sequence ATGTCCTTGCAGAGCCTCGCGTTGATCGAGAACTGGCCGGTTCCCACCGCCGCGGCGGGTGTGGTGCGGGCCGACGGCACCGTCCTCGGCACCCACGGTCCGGCGGGCCACCGCTTCCCGCTGGCCTCCGTCACCAAGCCGCTCGCGGCCTACGCGGCTCTCGTCGCGTACGAGGAGGGGGCGATCGAGCTCGACGAGCCGGCCGGCCCGAGCGGGTCGACCGTACGGCATCTGCTCGCGCACACCTCGGGGCTGGCCTTCGACGAGCACCGGGTCACCGCCGCGCCCGGGGAGCGGCGGCTGTACTCCAACGCCGGGTTCGAGCAGCTCGGGGACCACCTCGCCAAGGCGACGGACATCCCGTTCGCGGAGTATCTGCGGCAGGCGGTCCTGGAGCCGCTGGGCATGGCGTCGACGTCTCTGGAGGGCTCGCCGGCGAAGGACGGGGTGTCCACGGTCGAGGACCTCCTGAGGTTCGCGGCGGAGGTGCAGGCACCACGGCTGCTGGACCCGCGCACGGTCGCCGAGGCCATGACGGTCCAGTACCCGGGCACCAAGGGCGTGCTGCCCGGCTACGGCCACCAGAACCCCAACGACTGGGGCCTCGGCTTCGAGATCCGGGACTCCAAGTCCCCGCACTGGACGGGCTCCTCGTCCTCGGCGCGCACCTTCGGGCACTTCGGGCAGTCCGGTACGTTCCTGTGGATCGACCCCGACGCGGGGGCGGCCTGCGTGGCGCTGACGGACCGCGCGTTCGGCCCGTGGGCGATCGAGGCGTGGCCGGCGTTCACCGACGCCGTCCTGGCCGAGCTCTAG
- a CDS encoding MerR family transcriptional regulator, with protein MTVMETTSTRTDSCAAPPHPHRRPNGQDSYTISEVVAFTGLTAHTLRWYERIGLMPHIDRSHTGQRRYSNRDLDWLDFVGKLRLTGMPVADMVRYAELVREGDQTFGDRFKLLEATRRDVLARIAELQDTLAVLDHKISFYAEADRADWEKEKAG; from the coding sequence ATGACGGTGATGGAGACCACGAGTACCAGGACCGACAGCTGTGCCGCCCCGCCGCATCCGCACCGGCGCCCCAACGGCCAGGACAGCTACACGATCAGCGAGGTCGTCGCCTTCACCGGCCTGACCGCGCACACCCTGCGCTGGTACGAGCGCATCGGCCTGATGCCGCACATCGACCGCTCGCACACCGGCCAGCGCCGCTACAGCAACCGCGACCTCGACTGGCTCGACTTCGTCGGCAAGCTCCGGCTCACCGGCATGCCGGTCGCCGACATGGTCCGTTACGCGGAACTGGTGCGGGAGGGCGACCAGACCTTCGGCGACCGCTTCAAGCTCCTTGAGGCGACCCGCCGGGACGTCCTGGCCCGGATCGCGGAACTCCAGGACACCCTCGCCGTGCTGGACCACAAGATCAGCTTCTACGCCGAGGCCGATCGCGCCGACTGGGAGAAGGAGAAGGCAGGATGA
- a CDS encoding aldo/keto reductase, producing MTDSRIPTARLGETGPEVGVQGLGCMGMSFAYGPVDAEASRATLERALELGITLYDTADAYGQGENEKFLSPFFKAHRDEVVIATKFALSIPPDDPTRRIIRNDPPYIRQAVEASLKRLDVDVIDLYYMHRRDVNVPIEESVGTMAELVREGKVKHLGLSEVTADELRAAQAVHPIAAVQSEWSLFSRDIEAKVVPAARELGVTLVPYSPLGRGFLTGSFTNADKDLTADDFRRQQPRFTGENAAANAALLAPIRTVAEAHGVSLGQIALAWVQQQSTVHALPVVPIPGTRKPSRVEENATATSIELTKEELELLEPIAGQVAGDRYADMRFSSAGRE from the coding sequence ATGACCGACAGCAGGATCCCCACCGCACGACTGGGCGAGACGGGCCCGGAGGTCGGCGTCCAGGGACTCGGCTGCATGGGCATGAGCTTCGCGTACGGCCCCGTGGACGCGGAGGCGTCCCGGGCCACCCTGGAGCGGGCCCTGGAGCTCGGGATCACGCTCTACGACACGGCGGACGCCTACGGCCAGGGGGAGAACGAGAAGTTCCTGTCCCCGTTCTTCAAGGCCCACCGCGACGAGGTCGTGATCGCCACCAAGTTCGCCCTGTCGATACCCCCGGACGACCCGACCCGGCGGATCATCCGCAACGACCCGCCCTACATCCGCCAGGCCGTCGAGGCGAGCCTGAAGCGCCTGGACGTCGACGTGATCGACCTCTACTACATGCACCGGCGCGATGTGAACGTGCCGATCGAGGAGTCCGTCGGCACGATGGCCGAGCTGGTGCGCGAGGGCAAGGTCAAGCACCTGGGCCTGAGCGAGGTCACCGCGGACGAGCTGCGCGCGGCCCAGGCGGTCCACCCGATCGCCGCCGTGCAGTCGGAGTGGTCCCTGTTCAGCCGGGACATCGAGGCCAAGGTGGTCCCGGCCGCCCGCGAACTGGGCGTCACCCTCGTCCCGTACTCCCCGCTCGGCCGCGGCTTCCTCACCGGCTCCTTCACCAACGCCGACAAGGACCTCACCGCGGACGACTTCCGCCGCCAGCAGCCCCGCTTCACGGGCGAGAACGCGGCGGCCAACGCGGCGCTCCTGGCCCCGATCCGCACGGTGGCCGAGGCGCACGGGGTGTCGCTGGGCCAGATCGCCCTCGCCTGGGTCCAGCAGCAGTCGACGGTCCACGCCCTCCCGGTCGTCCCGATCCCGGGCACCCGCAAGCCGAGCCGGGTGGAGGAGAACGCGACGGCGACGAGCATCGAGCTCACGAAGGAGGAACTGGAGCTGCTGGAGCCGATAGCCGGCCAGGTGGCAGGCGACCGTTACGCGGACATGCGGTTCTCGTCGGCGGGACGGGAGTAG
- a CDS encoding DUF4429 domain-containing protein, whose translation MTRMGDVLAGFHAAWEFESDSVLIRYERGIRTPKLFQALGERRIPLEAISGVTLTPGKRGTVVLHAVPRAGADPLMEAAAGQLKEGCDPYRLVLPADKETLAEYYADELRALLKEDDEQAERFLVAAPEVPLQFKAYDGKASFDGRTVAFRWFWTGASSAKWKAGDQSFPVSELTGVEWRSPEVFEGHLRLLRGEPGPVQADQDPAAVVFGLGYGPVHESLPFAAAVLAAVKQRGATAAVTAVAAPRRDPADIAERIRHLGELHQAGLVTDEEFSVKKAELLAEL comes from the coding sequence ATGACCCGCATGGGTGACGTACTGGCCGGATTTCATGCCGCCTGGGAGTTCGAGTCCGACTCCGTGCTCATCCGCTACGAACGGGGGATTCGCACACCGAAGCTGTTCCAGGCGCTGGGGGAACGACGGATCCCCCTGGAGGCGATCTCCGGGGTGACGCTGACTCCCGGCAAGCGGGGCACGGTGGTCCTGCACGCCGTGCCGCGGGCGGGGGCGGATCCGCTCATGGAGGCGGCGGCGGGGCAGCTGAAGGAAGGGTGCGATCCGTACCGGCTGGTACTGCCGGCGGACAAGGAGACGCTCGCCGAGTACTACGCGGACGAGCTGCGCGCGCTGCTGAAAGAGGACGACGAGCAGGCGGAACGTTTCCTGGTCGCGGCGCCCGAGGTGCCGTTGCAGTTCAAGGCGTACGACGGGAAGGCGTCCTTCGACGGCCGTACCGTCGCCTTCCGGTGGTTCTGGACGGGGGCGTCGTCGGCGAAGTGGAAGGCCGGCGACCAGAGTTTCCCGGTGTCCGAGCTGACCGGCGTGGAATGGCGGTCGCCGGAGGTGTTCGAGGGGCATCTGCGGCTGCTCCGCGGAGAGCCGGGGCCGGTGCAGGCGGACCAGGATCCCGCGGCGGTGGTCTTCGGGCTCGGGTACGGGCCCGTGCACGAGTCGCTGCCCTTCGCCGCCGCGGTGCTGGCCGCGGTGAAGCAGCGCGGGGCCACGGCGGCGGTCACGGCCGTGGCCGCGCCGCGCCGGGACCCCGCGGACATCGCCGAGCGGATCCGCCATCTCGGGGAGCTGCATCAGGCCGGGCTGGTCACCGACGAGGAGTTCTCCGTGAAGAAGGCGGAGTTGCTGGCGGAGCTCTGA
- a CDS encoding alpha/beta hydrolase — translation MTSFDTSPQLNVWRALLALAVVFVMLATTGWTALRNQREATPLQASLDSWTHGRLHGHRLPDPAAAPAQLSRFFASLTSQDRVRLAQRYPLAVGNMNGAPVGLRYQANRLALLKARAVERERMHDTRLTPAGQQDAGRRMHRFEALTAPDRHILAFDPDGSGRVAEVFGDLRTAERVSVVVPGVDTDLLTFQRTKRSWSAPVGMAKALYRAERDASPATRTAVIAWADYTAPAGLGIDSATAMRAEDGAVRLNALVRALPGATPVSLFCHSYGSVVCGVAAHALPGRVADIAVAGSPGMRVANASHLRTSAHVWAMRDTDDWIQDVPYLEVGGLGHGADPVSSAFGARVLSARGADGHAGYFEPGTESLLNFAEIGIGAYHAVACAHEDEACRAGLSGTATAGRA, via the coding sequence GTGACTTCCTTCGACACCTCCCCGCAACTCAACGTCTGGCGCGCACTGCTCGCGCTGGCCGTGGTGTTCGTGATGCTGGCGACCACCGGATGGACCGCGCTGCGCAACCAGCGGGAGGCCACCCCGCTCCAGGCCTCCCTCGACTCCTGGACGCACGGCCGCCTGCACGGACACCGGCTGCCCGACCCGGCCGCCGCCCCCGCCCAGCTCTCCCGGTTCTTCGCCTCGCTCACCTCGCAGGACCGCGTCCGCCTCGCCCAGCGCTACCCGCTCGCGGTCGGCAACATGAACGGCGCCCCGGTCGGACTGCGGTACCAGGCCAACCGTCTCGCGCTGCTCAAGGCCCGTGCCGTCGAGCGTGAGCGCATGCACGACACCCGGCTCACGCCGGCCGGTCAGCAGGACGCGGGCCGCCGTATGCACCGCTTCGAGGCGCTGACCGCCCCGGACCGCCACATCCTCGCCTTCGACCCCGACGGCTCCGGCCGCGTCGCCGAGGTCTTCGGCGATCTGCGCACGGCGGAGCGGGTCTCCGTCGTCGTCCCGGGCGTCGACACCGACCTGCTCACCTTCCAGCGCACCAAGCGCAGTTGGTCCGCGCCGGTCGGCATGGCCAAGGCCCTGTACCGGGCCGAGCGCGACGCGAGCCCCGCCACGCGTACGGCGGTGATCGCCTGGGCCGACTACACCGCGCCCGCCGGTCTCGGCATCGACTCGGCCACCGCGATGCGCGCCGAGGACGGCGCCGTACGGCTGAACGCGCTGGTGCGCGCGCTGCCCGGCGCCACACCCGTCTCCCTGTTCTGCCACAGCTACGGCTCGGTCGTGTGCGGGGTCGCCGCGCACGCGCTGCCCGGCCGGGTGGCCGACATCGCGGTGGCCGGCAGCCCCGGGATGCGGGTCGCCAACGCTTCCCACCTGCGCACCTCCGCGCATGTGTGGGCCATGCGGGACACCGACGACTGGATCCAGGACGTGCCGTACCTGGAGGTCGGCGGGCTCGGCCACGGGGCCGACCCGGTGTCCTCCGCGTTCGGTGCGCGGGTGCTGTCCGCGCGGGGCGCGGACGGCCACGCCGGTTACTTCGAGCCCGGAACGGAGAGCCTGCTCAACTTCGCCGAGATCGGCATTGGCGCATACCACGCGGTGGCCTGCGCCCACGAGGACGAAGCCTGCCGCGCCGGTTTGTCCGGCACGGCCACGGCCGGACGCGCGTAG